Genomic window (Euzebya rosea):
CGATCCTGCTGTCCCGGGCCGACACCCCCGTGCCCGCCGGGACCGATGGTGATCGCGAGGAAAGCGTCGCGGAGGGAGCCGAGGACGAGGCCCTCTTCGAGGTGACCGAGGACGCGGCGGCCGACACCGACGGCACCGCGGGAGGGGCGACGGCGGCGGCCGCGCCGTTGGCGGCGACCCCGGAGGGCGAGCAGGGGGGCGGTGCGCCGATCGAGGTGCGGTCCGACTTCGACGCCCTCGCCGTGTTCGCCCCGTCCGTCACGACTGACGCGGCCGGGCGGGCAACGGTTGACGTCGACCTGCCCGACAACCTGACCCGCTACCGGATCCTCGCCGTGGCGGCGTCCGGCAACGACCGGTTCGGCAAGGGCGAGTCGACCCTGACCGCCCGGCTGCCGCTCCAGGTCCGCCCGTCCGCACCGCGCTTCGCCAACTTCGGTGATGCCTTCCAGCTGCCGGTCGTCCTGCAGAACCAGACCGATACCGACCTCACCGCCGACGTGGTCCTCGAGACCGCCAACCTCGCGGTCGAGGGTCCCGACGAGACCCGGACCGGCACCACCGTCACCGTCCCGGCGAACAACCGGGTCGAGGTGCGCTTCCCCGTGACCGCCGCCGACGCCGGCACCGCACGCTTCCGGGCCACCGCCGTCAGCAGCTCCGGCGATGGCGAGTCAGCGGACTCCGCCACCGTGTCGCTGCCCGTCCACACCCCGACCACCAGCGAGTCCTTCGCCACCTACGGGGTCGTCGACGAGGGTGCCGTCGCGCAGCCGCTCCTCACCCCCGACGGGGTCGTGCCGCAGTTCGGCGGGCTGGAGGTCACCACCTCCTCCACCGCCCTGCAGGCCCTCACCGACGCCGTGCTGTACCTGTCGGACTACCCCTACACCTCCAGCGACGCGTTCGCCTCCCGCATACTCGCCAGCGCTGCGCTGCGTGACGTGCTCGAGGCCTTCGAGGCCGAGCAGCTGCCGCCCGCCGCCGAGATCGAGCAGACCGTCGCCGCCGACATCGCCGGCCTCGTCGGCCTGCAGAACGACGACGGTGGCTGGCCCGTCTGGCAGCGCAACCGCCCGACCGAGCCGTACCACACCATCCAGGCCGCCCACGCGCTGATCGCTGCCCGCGACGCCGGCTACGACGTCCCGTCCGGCACCCTCGACCGGGCGCTCGAACGACTGCGCTCGATCGAGGCGGTCATCGACCCGGAGTGGAGCGAGACGACCCGGCAGACCATCCGCGCCTACGCCGTGCACGTCCGTGACCTGGCCGGCGACCGCGACCCGGGTCGTGCCGCGGAGGTGTACCGGGCGCTGGAGGGTGCGACCGGCGACGACGACACGCTGCCGCTGGACGCCATCGCCTGGCTGTGGCCCGTCGTCGACGACGCCGACATCCGTGCCGCCATCGAGCGAACGTTCGCCAACCAGGTGACCGAGACGCCGTCGGCGGCGACGTTCGTGACCGGCTACGGCGAGGACGCCTACCTGGTGCTCGGCTCGGACCGTCGCACCGACGGGATCGTCCTCGACGCCTACCTCGACCAGCAGCCGGACAGCGACCTGGTGCCCAAGATCGTCAACGGCCTGATCGCCAACCAGAAGCAGGGCCGCTGGGACAACGTGCAGGAGAACGCCTTCGTCCTGCTGGCGCTGAAGCGGTACTTCGACACCTTCGAGGCGACCACCCCTGACTTCGTGGCCCGCGTCTGGCTGGGTGACCTCTACGCCGCCGAGCACCCCTACCAGGGGCGCTCGACCGACTCCATGCTGACCGTCGTGCCGACCGCCGAGCTGCTGTCCCGCGAGGACCCGACGATCGTGCTGTCCAAGGACGGCGAGGGCCGGCTGTACTACCGGCTCGGCCTGCGGACGGCGCCGGATGACCTGCGCCTCGAACCACGCGACGAGGGCTTCGTCGTCGAGCGTGCCTACGAGGCCGTCGGCGACCCCGGTGACGTGGTGCTCGGCGACGACGGGACCTGGCGCATCCGCGCCGGGGCCGAGGTCCGGGTGCGACTGACCATGGTGGCCGACAGCCGACGGGTGAACATGGCGCTTGTCGACCCGCTGCCTGCGGGGCTGGAGATCGTCAACCCCGCGCTGGCGGCATCGCCCGCGCTGCCGCCGGAGCCGGAGGAGCCGAGCGACTTCCCCTCCCCGGGTGAGATCTGCTGTGACCTGTTCGACTCCATCGGCTGGTTCCCGACATGGTTCGACCACCAGAACCTTCGCGACGACCGGGCCGAGGCCTTCAGCGGCTACCTGCCTGCCGGCACCTACACCTACGACTACATCGCCCGTGCGACCACTCCCGGCACCTTCGTCGTCCCGCCGACGAAGGCCGAGGAGATCTACACCCCGGAGGTGTTCGGCCGGTCCGCCACCGACACCGTCGTGGTCGAGGGCTGACCGTAGGGGAAACCCCCCATGTCCCCGAGATCGGGTGGGGGCCAGCATGCACGGCATGCGCGACTCACAGACCATGAAGGCGATCGTCCAGCAGGGCTACGGCGGACCGGAGGTGCTCGACCTCCAGGCCGTGGACGTCCCGGTCCCCCGACCGACCGAGGTGCTGGTCCGGCAGCAGGCCACCAGCCTGCAGCCGCTGGACTGGCACTACATGCGGGGCACACCCCTGTTCCTCCGGCTCGTCGCAGGTCTGCGAGGACCGCGGGACCGGCCGATCCCCGGTGCGGACGTGTCGGGCACCGTGGAGGCGGTCGGCGACGCCGTCACCGACCTGCAGCCGGGCGACCCGGTCCTCGGGGCAGCGCCCGGTGGGACGCTGGCCGAGCTGGTCGCGGTCGAGGCGGCCCGGCTCGTGCGTCGACCGCCCAACGTCACCGTCGAGGAAGCCGGCGGGGTGGGGGTCGCCGCCTTCACGGCGCTGCAGGCACTGCAGCGTCACGGTCGGCTGGCCGCCGGTGAGCGGGTGATCGTCGTCGGTGCCTCCGGTGGTGTCGGCACGTTCGCCGTGCAGATGGCCCGTGCGCTCGGCGGCCGGGTGACCGCCGTGTGCAGCGACCGCAACGCCGAGCTGGTGCGAGGGCTGGGCGCCGAGGAGGTCGTCGACTACCGGACCCAGGACCTCGCCGGGCTGGGGCCGCGCTTCGACCTGGTCGTGCAGATCGCCGGCGCCCAGCCGCTGGGGGAGTACATGGGCCTGCTGGCGCCCGGCGGCCGGTACGTGATGGTCGGCTCGGACGAGGACGGCGCCCTCCTCGGCCCTGCGGTACGGGCCCTCCGGGTCGTCCTCCGCAACCGCTTCTCATCCCACGACCTGGTCACGTTCACCGCCGACGAGTCGGTGCGGGAGGACCTCCTGACCATCACCGGCTGGCTGGCCGACGGGTCGGTCCGCACCGTCATCGACCGCACCTTCTCGCTGGCCGACGCGGCCGCAGCCATGACGCACAGCGAGTCGGGCCGGGCCCGCGGCAAAGTGATCATCACCATCTGACTCGTCGGGGACCGTGCGTCCACGTCCGCGGTCGAGGGTCGGAACGAGAACAGGTCGGTCGGCGACACTGGGGCCGGTCACCACCACCCGGTCCGTCCGCAGGGGAGCAGCCACGTCATGACCACCCACGATGTCGTCGTCCTGGGCGCCGGTGCGATGGGGCTGGCGACGGCGCACGCCCTGGCCGGCCGGGGCCGACGGGTGGCCCTCGTCGAGCGCTTCGAGCCCGGCCACGCGCGCGGATCCAGCCATGCCACCGCCCGGGTCTTCCGCCTGGGCTACGAGGACGCCGACTACATCGCCCTGGCCCGTGCGGCGCTGCCGCGCTGGCGGGACCTCGAGGCACGCACCGGGGCCAGCTTGCTGGAGCTGACGGGGGTCGTCGACCACGGTCCTGCCGATGCCATCGCGCCGATCACCGACGCCTTCGTCGCCAACGACGTGGAGCACGAGGTGCTGGACCCCGAGCGGGCGGCCGCGCGGTGGCCGGGGATGCGCTTCGACGCCGCCGTCGTGCATCACCCGACCGGCGGCCGTGTCGCGGCACAGCGCACCCTCGACGTGCTGCTGCAGCGGACACGACAGCACGGTGCCGACGTCCGGGTTGCCACGGCCGTGGTGGGCGTCGACGTGGGCGACGGTGGGGTGGCGGTCCGCCTCGACGACGGCAGCGTGCTCCGGGCCGACCGGATCGTCAGCACCGTCGGCGCGTGGACCCAGAAGGTGCTGGATGGAGTCGTGGCGCTGCCGCCCATGCAGGTCAGCGCCGAGCAGCCGATGTTCTTCCGCCCGGTCGTGCGCCATCCGGGGGAGTGGCTGCCGGCCGTGCACCGGGGGGTCGAGGACGTCTACCTGTTCGGTGTGCCCGGCGAGGGGGTCAAGGTGTCGGAGCACTACCGACCCGAATGGCTGGACCCCGACGACCGACCCTTCGACGAGGACACCGCCGCCACCGCACGCCTGGCCGACTACATCCGCCGGTGGCTGCCGGGGATCGATCCGACGCCGGTCAGCATGACCCGCTGCCTGTACACCACGACGCCGGACCGGGACTTCGTGCTGGACCGCGTGGACCGGGTCGTCATCGGCGCCGGGTTCAGCGGCCACGGCTTCAAGTTCACGCCCGCCATCGGGGAGGTCCTCGCCGACCTCGCCGAGGGCGCCAGCCAGTCCATCGAACGGTTCCGGATCAGGGCAGGCACGAGGACCGCTGGGTCCGGGGTCAAGTAGGCGCTGGCGAGCGGCCCGTGTCGATCGCCGTCAGGCAAGCCGTGCCAACCATCTCCCCTTGTCGGTGTCGCTGGCGAAGCTGTGCTCGATGGAGTTGCGGGCCAGTCGGGCCATGCCGTCCATGTCCAGGTCACACCACTCCCACGCGCGCTGGTACTCCTCCAGCAGCGAGGTCCGGAACAGGGGCGGGTCGTCGCTGGCCAACGTGACCGTGATCCCGGCCTCGAGCATGCGGCGCAGGGGATGGGCCGCCGGGGACGCGACGGCGTTCAGGGCCAGGTTCGAGCCCGGGGCCACGTCGCAGGGGATGCCCCGCTCGACGAGCAGCGCGACGACGTCCGGGTCGTCGACCACGCCGATCCCGTGCTGGATACGGCGTGCGCCGAATCGCTCGACGGCGTGCCGCACCTCCCACGGGTCGCCGTGCTCGGCGGCATGGGCCACCCCCGGGATGCCGAGCGACTCGGCCCGGCGGTAGATGGCCTCGAAGTCCTGCGTCGGCCACGACTCAGCCGGACCGCCCATGCCGATCGCGACGACGTGGTCGAGGTCGTGGGCGAACACCTCCTCCATCGCCTCGGCGCAGACCTCGGCTCCGAGGTGCGGGGAGATGTCGGGGATCAGCCCCCAGGAGATCCCCGTCCGGCCAGCCGCACGCTGGCACCCCTCGACGATG
Coding sequences:
- a CDS encoding NAD(P)-dependent alcohol dehydrogenase, which produces MRDSQTMKAIVQQGYGGPEVLDLQAVDVPVPRPTEVLVRQQATSLQPLDWHYMRGTPLFLRLVAGLRGPRDRPIPGADVSGTVEAVGDAVTDLQPGDPVLGAAPGGTLAELVAVEAARLVRRPPNVTVEEAGGVGVAAFTALQALQRHGRLAAGERVIVVGASGGVGTFAVQMARALGGRVTAVCSDRNAELVRGLGAEEVVDYRTQDLAGLGPRFDLVVQIAGAQPLGEYMGLLAPGGRYVMVGSDEDGALLGPAVRALRVVLRNRFSSHDLVTFTADESVREDLLTITGWLADGSVRTVIDRTFSLADAAAAMTHSESGRARGKVIITI
- a CDS encoding FAD-dependent oxidoreductase; the encoded protein is MTTHDVVVLGAGAMGLATAHALAGRGRRVALVERFEPGHARGSSHATARVFRLGYEDADYIALARAALPRWRDLEARTGASLLELTGVVDHGPADAIAPITDAFVANDVEHEVLDPERAAARWPGMRFDAAVVHHPTGGRVAAQRTLDVLLQRTRQHGADVRVATAVVGVDVGDGGVAVRLDDGSVLRADRIVSTVGAWTQKVLDGVVALPPMQVSAEQPMFFRPVVRHPGEWLPAVHRGVEDVYLFGVPGEGVKVSEHYRPEWLDPDDRPFDEDTAATARLADYIRRWLPGIDPTPVSMTRCLYTTTPDRDFVLDRVDRVVIGAGFSGHGFKFTPAIGEVLADLAEGASQSIERFRIRAGTRTAGSGVK
- the add gene encoding adenosine deaminase, with translation MTTSQSSTRPFPLEEVRALPKAELHVHLEGTVDPATLLELAERHGARPPADTVEGVQDWYRFEDFPMFLERYFAVLELLREPEDFATIAERYLDAAHAQGAVHVELHVSATGHIAEGGKAWAPIHDGIVEGCQRAAGRTGISWGLIPDISPHLGAEVCAEAMEEVFAHDLDHVVAIGMGGPAESWPTQDFEAIYRRAESLGIPGVAHAAEHGDPWEVRHAVERFGARRIQHGIGVVDDPDVVALLVERGIPCDVAPGSNLALNAVASPAAHPLRRMLEAGITVTLASDDPPLFRTSLLEEYQRAWEWCDLDMDGMARLARNSIEHSFASDTDKGRWLARLA